From the genome of Flavobacterium luteolum, one region includes:
- a CDS encoding KpsF/GutQ family sugar-phosphate isomerase: MITKENILAIAKKTILSESEAITKLIDFLDENFYEAVQRIYESKGRLIVTGIGKSAIIAQKMVATFNSTGTPSMFLHAAEAIHGDLGMIQNDDVIICISKSGNSPEIKVLVPLLKRFGNTLIAITGNTTSFLAKGSDIVLNTTVDTEACPINLAPTNSTTAQLVMGDALAVCLMEMRDFKPEDFAVYHPGGALGKKLLLRVKDMIEHSLKPAVTPETSIKKAIFEISEKRLGVTAVIEDHKIVGIITDGDIRRMLNDVDSIANLTARDIMSKNPKVVSSETMAIDALNILEDFSITQLIVADNGEYKGVLHLHDILKEGIV; encoded by the coding sequence TTGATCACAAAAGAAAATATATTGGCGATTGCCAAGAAAACAATACTCTCTGAAAGTGAAGCAATTACAAAACTAATTGATTTTTTGGACGAAAATTTTTACGAAGCTGTCCAACGTATATACGAATCTAAAGGTCGTTTGATCGTTACAGGAATTGGAAAAAGCGCGATCATTGCACAAAAAATGGTGGCTACTTTTAACTCAACTGGAACTCCTTCCATGTTTTTGCATGCAGCAGAAGCTATTCACGGTGATTTAGGAATGATCCAAAATGATGACGTCATTATCTGCATTTCTAAAAGCGGGAACAGTCCAGAAATTAAAGTCCTAGTTCCTTTATTAAAAAGATTCGGAAACACTTTGATTGCCATTACAGGAAATACAACTTCATTTTTGGCAAAAGGCTCTGATATAGTTTTAAATACAACTGTTGACACAGAAGCTTGCCCTATCAATTTAGCTCCTACAAATAGCACAACAGCACAGCTTGTAATGGGTGATGCTTTAGCAGTTTGCTTAATGGAAATGCGTGATTTTAAACCAGAAGATTTTGCGGTTTATCATCCAGGAGGCGCTTTAGGAAAAAAATTACTGCTTCGTGTAAAAGACATGATCGAGCATTCATTAAAACCAGCTGTCACTCCAGAAACTTCTATCAAAAAAGCAATTTTTGAAATCTCTGAAAAAAGATTAGGAGTTACTGCAGTAATTGAAGACCATAAAATTGTTGGAATTATTACTGATGGAGACATCCGAAGAATGCTAAATGACGTAGATAGTATTGCCAACTTAACTGCAAGGGATATTATGTCTAAAAATCCAAAAGTAGTTTCGTCTGAAACTATGGCTATCGATGCATTAAACATCTTAGAAGACTTTTCGATTACACAATTGATCGTTGCGGATAACGGAGAATATAAAGGAGTTTTACATTTACATGACATTTTAAAAGAAGGAATCGTATAA
- the tatC gene encoding twin-arginine translocase subunit TatC: MAKKNLGEMSFLDHLEELRWLLVRSTLATIIMAIVTYFISDYLFDQIILGPIRPTFFTYVWFCDLSHSLGFADSICITELNFIIQNTEMEGQVNIFVWMCLLAGFILSFPYILWEIWKFISPALYEKERKNAKLFIFVSSLLFFLGVLFGYFVVIPMSVNFVATFSISDVVKNQFTLESYMGMVKTSILGSAIFFELPIAIYFLTKLGLVTPQFLRKYWKYAVVIILIIAAIVTPPDVVSQTIVAIPMLLIYEVSILISKIVYKNKLKEENV; encoded by the coding sequence ATGGCAAAGAAAAATCTTGGCGAAATGTCATTTTTGGATCATCTTGAAGAACTAAGATGGTTATTGGTTAGAAGTACACTTGCAACAATTATCATGGCAATTGTTACTTATTTTATTAGTGATTATTTATTTGATCAAATTATTTTAGGTCCAATTAGACCAACATTCTTTACGTATGTTTGGTTTTGCGACTTATCTCATTCATTAGGATTTGCAGACAGCATCTGTATTACAGAACTGAACTTCATTATTCAAAATACTGAAATGGAAGGCCAGGTAAATATTTTTGTCTGGATGTGTCTTTTGGCAGGTTTCATCTTAAGCTTCCCTTATATTTTATGGGAAATTTGGAAGTTTATCAGCCCTGCACTTTATGAGAAAGAAAGAAAAAATGCGAAACTATTCATCTTCGTATCTTCCTTACTTTTCTTCTTAGGAGTATTATTTGGATACTTTGTTGTAATTCCTATGTCGGTAAACTTCGTTGCTACTTTCTCTATCAGTGATGTGGTAAAAAACCAGTTTACATTAGAATCTTATATGGGAATGGTTAAAACAAGTATTCTTGGAAGTGCCATCTTTTTTGAACTTCCAATTGCTATTTATTTCTTAACAAAATTAGGATTAGTAACTCCTCAATTCTTAAGAAAATATTGGAAATATGCCGTCGTAATTATTTTAATTATTGCTGCAATCGTAACGCCACCAGATGTTGTGAGCCAGACTATTGTTGCAATTCCGATGTTGCTTATTTATGAGGTTAGTATTCTAATTTCGAAGATTGTCTATAAAAATAAATTAAAAGAAGAAAATGTCTGA
- a CDS encoding carboxymuconolactone decarboxylase family protein, which translates to MSDIVQEFNDYRSKMNEKLLADNNKIVKRIFNLDTNAYAEGALDVKTKELLGLVASAVLRCDDCVKYHLETSYKEGVSKEEMMEAMGIATLVGGTIVVPHLRRAYEFWEALEEQGK; encoded by the coding sequence ATGTCTGATATAGTTCAAGAATTTAACGACTATCGTTCTAAAATGAACGAAAAACTGCTTGCTGACAACAACAAAATTGTAAAGCGAATTTTTAATCTTGACACCAATGCGTATGCAGAAGGTGCTCTTGATGTAAAAACAAAAGAGCTTTTAGGTTTGGTAGCATCAGCAGTTTTAAGATGTGACGACTGTGTAAAATACCATTTAGAAACTAGCTATAAAGAAGGTGTTTCTAAAGAAGAAATGATGGAAGCAATGGGAATTGCCACTCTTGTTGGAGGAACAATTGTAGTTCCTCATTTAAGAAGAGCTTACGAATTCTGGGAAGCGCTTGAAGAGCAAGGCAAATAA